Genomic DNA from Marinitoga litoralis:
AGCACCACCTATTAATAATGCAGCAATTGCAAACATACCAATTTGTTCATGACTATTATAAGTGTTTACTGTTCCAATATTTTGTAAAAATATTATTTGCCCGATAGCTGCTAATACAGTGGATATTACAATAGCAAGTATTCTAGTTCTTTCTACATTAATTCCAGCAGCTTTTGCAATTTCCATGTTTTGTGCAATAGCTCTCATGTCTTGACCTAATTTTGTTTTTCTAAACCATACAATGAATACACATAAAACAGCAATTATAATAAATGTAGATAAAGGAATATATACGCCGCTAATTTCTATTTTCCAAATATTGTCTAATGCCTGTCTTACGTTAGTTAAATTAATAGCATTTCTAATACCAAATCCTCTACTTAATAAAATTTCTTTATTTGCTATTGGTATAAATTTACCCATTCCGTATAATACTATAATTTGATATACACCATTAATGAAAAAACCTAGGATGAAGGAAGTAACCATTTCTCTACCTTTTGCCATATTTAATATTGAACCACTAAATGCACCTAATAACATTGCAATTGGTAGTGCAATGAGCATAGCTAAAACTAAACCAGGGACTCCTACTATTCCCCAATCAGTAACAAAGATAAGGCCAATTTGACCTGCCATAGCTCCTAAAACAATACCAAAGTTTAAACCCATACCTGCCATAATAGGTATTAATAACGATGCTACTAAGAATGAGTTTCTAGATAATCTAACAATCATTTCTTGAATTAAATATTTTCCTGAAAAACCAGAAAGAGGTATTTCAAAAGCACTTAAAATAATGAAAATAATAGG
This window encodes:
- a CDS encoding ABC transporter permease; translated protein: MKETFAKKVEYFFINNAVPIIFIILSAFEIPLSGFSGKYLIQEMIVRLSRNSFLVASLLIPIMAGMGLNFGIVLGAMAGQIGLIFVTDWGIVGVPGLVLAMLIALPIAMLLGAFSGSILNMAKGREMVTSFILGFFINGVYQIIVLYGMGKFIPIANKEILLSRGFGIRNAINLTNVRQALDNIWKIEISGVYIPLSTFIIIAVLCVFIVWFRKTKLGQDMRAIAQNMEIAKAAGINVERTRILAIVISTVLAAIGQIIFLQNIGTVNTYNSHEQIGMFAIAALLIGGASVSKASIPNVFVGITLFHLMFVVSPRAGKELIGQAQLGEFFRVFISYGIIAISLALHAWKRSRDKERERHAMRQEG